acacagggatcaaacacaaagcaggacctaaccaacttggttgatcacatcaaaactactacggggtcTAACATATGGATGTTCTGCTGACCGCTTGTAGACTCCGCTCCGCCCGACAAAATAGATGACGTCAAtgctgagccagggaagggatccccggcgttggccctccgacgctcaagtcagtcaccggcgatgaagtagaaggcggagcaacaagaacgAAGACTAACGCAAATAGTGTATCATGTACCTCTGCCAATGCTTGGACCCCTCTTTATATAAAGCTCCTGTAGCGCGCATGCCCGCTTCCCAAGGTGGGAACGCTTCTCAAAGTtctccctgaaaagacttgtcagtaaagtgtctctgacataaTAGCTTAACAAGCCGAGTATATCTCTgatatgacagtggaagcttccgtcgtatgatCTTCTGGTCGACTATGCCTGGTGTTagtggcactaactcccaaaaggatgtcaatgAATAACATAGGGGGTTTGCTGCTAGGCCGAGCAGAATAGTCATTCGGTAGGGACTTCGTTGTTCCTGTGTACCACCCGCTCGGTCGAGACTTCGTTTCATGTGTCGCGTCCGCTCGATTGGAACTCCCCTGTGCTTGTGTCACATCCACTCGGTCGAAGTTCCACTCTGCAAATGTTGAGTCCTgctgcctggccgagcggggtagctgctcggcctGGTTTCTGCATATCGTCTCCTCCTCCGTTCGACGTCCAATACTCCATTGAGCGTCGGTCATTTGACACCTCCTCGTGTCAAAGACAGGATCGGACCGGAACCTTCTCCTCTCGGTCATGGCATGATCACCCGACCGGATGATGATATCTGAGCGTTGACCTGATCGTCCGATCGGTCAATGATATATGAGCATTGACCATGTTGACTTTGATCTCTATCATGGTAGCTATCTCCGCAGGATGAAtccctccttatcaccgcatcaattattattatatattttaaattatcatttaattATTTTGTTAAAGAATAAAAGAATAATATTGAATAGTAAAAAATGAGATCGGGTTGGTCTGGATTTGTGTTTATAGTTTTAGGTTGGTTTGGATTTGAACCAGATTcggattatatttttttttaatatccttGTTTCACCAAATTTTGTATAAATTAGTCACATATTTAACAATAACTTTTTTTCATCgtcaaatttattataattttttttgggtGGTCCAACGTGAACCATCATAGATCGTATCCAAGACGCCTCATGGGGATCGATCAAGTCAGTGTCCAAGTTGATTGGAGGCTAAGTAGAGCATGCATTACTTGTGTCTTATGAATCCATATATATTTAGATAACGAGTCAAGCCGGGCCAAAATGAACCGCCATGGCCCATGCCCGACATGACTTGTGACAATCAGGTTAGGCACAACCAGATGTTTCCAAGAAGTTGCAATCAACTCCGGCTTTCCTTCATGGCGCAGTACGCAAACAAGAAGACGAGACGAACGCGCAACCGATCTGTCTTCAACCAGATATATCCAGGAAGCTGCAATACGCAAACAAGAAGATAAGCCGAACGCGCAATTGATTTTCAAAACAAAACCACGCTGATTTGACTTCCTGCCTGCTACACGTGAGATATTTAGTTAACAAGACTGGACAAACACAACAGAATTCTGAAATCACAAAACCTTCAGAGAGGGTTGTGCAGCAGCTGACAGCCATGGCGGATGGGAAGACGGCGAGACATGTTGCGCCTGCCGAGCTGGTGGCCGCTCGGCAGTTCACCGTTCCGTACGCCGTCAATTTAACGCTCACCACCACTGGGGGTTTATTCACCCCAAACCACCTTTACAAGGTCAAGGACACCAACGGCGACGTGGTGTTCATGGTGAAGGGTGTCTCCTTCAGcagccgccgcctcctcctcgaCGCCGCAGGCAAAAACCCTCTTCTCACCATGAAACCGAAAGTAGGCATAATTAAGGTTTCATCATCATCAAAAATTTATCTTTCCCTTAAAATTATACTCAAGCTCGGTTCTTGTTAATTTTAGGCATCTAGTTGGCATGAAGCATGGAGAGTATTCAGAGGAGACAGCACCAACCCGAACGATTTGGTGTTCAGCGTGCAAAAGCCCAAGATGTTCCAGTGGAAGGACAACTTTGATGTGGTCTTGGCCACCAACACCGACGAAGCTTCCCGCTGTGACTTTAAGATAATTTCACGAAGCAAGAAATGCACCATTTGTATTGGCCAAACTGATGAAATCATAGCCCAAGTAATTAAgcacaaaaatataaaaattcaagctttattttctttctctgtttttcttttatatatatatatacagtggaattaactaattaattaatattacagATGCATCGCAAGACTGCATTTTTTGCCAGGGACAAATTAGAGATAACAGTGAATCCGAACGAGGATTTCGCCTTCATCGTGTCGTTGATAGTAATCCTTGAAGAAATCGAGGCAAGTCGTCGATCAAGTGCTAGTGCTAGTGCTAGTGCAAGTGCGGCTAGTGCTGCTGGTGCTAGTGCTGCTTCAGGATGTTAAGTAGATTAATGTCTATATTCTGTATAGTATATTGCTAATGGATATTGTAAAAAGGAAAATGAGTGTCTTGTATTTGTTTCAATTATAATATGTTTCATAAAACTcactaacttttttttttctaaattaataaattttgatttatacTTATATGCTTTGTTGAGATTGCACCGGCATGCAATAATCGAGAAGAAATCGCGATCGTAAAAGAAAAActgaaagaaataagagaggaaagAAGACACAAGTTTTTCTCATGGTTCAGGGATATGTATACTCCAAGAAACGAGGTTTAAAATTATAATGATCATATTTACTGACCCAATTTATATACGgtattttagataaaaaaaatatcataaattatcaaaaaaaacccTGAAGTATTTAGCACGTGGCACGGCTAGGCAATGCCAATAGACTTGGACATGACCAAGCTGTGTCCAGTATAATGCAAGATAAGATAATGATTTTCCTACGAACTGATGAGAAGGATAATTAATCCCTCCTTCTAAGAAGAAGGTAAGAAGAAAAATCAACGTCCTTTAAATTTTTCTGAAAAAAGTTTAGTGATAACCGATGATAATTGCTAGACAGTTAAAACATGTGAATAGtctttcatctttttttttttcaataaatcTGCTTATGCATAAATAGAGGGTTGACCTCCATAATATTTATTTTGGTTAGAATTCGtttgatttttcttatttgcccTTCTATATATTTTATCATGCATCACACATGTgaaaactccaatcgatccatttagATAACAGGTCAAGTTGACTCAATAAGAACTCTCACAAGTTGTATCCAATAGGGCTCGTGGTGTTCCGGTCAAGCACCCAAAGCTAGGAACAATTTAATTGACCCGCACACAAACCAACTAAACTTTATTTAATagaataaataatagataaataaataataatgtaATATAAAAATTAGaggaaattgaaaattaaaatataaaatttaatatatatttattttataaaaaatatttttaatgtttATTCTAGGCTCGACCAACAAGCCACATGTCCAACCTACGTCTATGATTGAACCCTGGTCAACCCAGCCTGCATGCAGAGTTACTTCCATCCACTTAATAGGTTTGGTGCCATACTGCCATGACATGATGACATTGATAACATCGGACACAACCTATACCGAGGCAAGTTAAGGATCATGTTAACATTACGTTGAAAATATTAACAAGACTGGATTACACGACAGATCTGATCACCCACTGACCAACATGGCTGTCGCCTGCCGCCCCCGTTAATTATAGcggaatataattaattaatttgatgaggTCTTAAATCTGCAAAGACGGTAAATTAGAGACGCAGATGAATACTCCGTGTTTTTCTGTAATATAGGGAATCGTTAgtattgtaaaaataaaaataattgagAGAGAGtaagaaataatatgagagcaaTAAAATTTATCGTTCATTGAATTTACTCTAAggataatacaatatataatgctcgaaaaaatacttgatcaattaaccaattaataaataacagaattattcttaattattctaataattataacagaattattagaataattcaaatactaatttgatttgatttggtgatttTATCCGATCaattttagtaattttcttttatctcttttaccccccgacaaacttaacgggagatctttgatgttgaatttgcttgctaacttgttgaaacgttgtctggataatggcttagtaaagatatcagcgatttgatcttcaacagaaatataagagacggataactactgagttgtcacacgttcacgaataaaataaaaatcaatttccacatatTTTGTAccagcatgaaagattggatttgctgtgagatatgttgctccaatattgtcgtaCCAAATTTTTGGtataatatttgatgcaagatgaagtttagagagaagtgattgaagccaaataatttctaacGTTGTATTTACTATAGttttatattctgcctcattctTGAACGAGATATTATAGGTTGCTTTTtcaaattccatgagataagatttcgtccaagaaatattacatatccactagtagaacatCTATCTTTaagagaacttgcccaatccacatcactatatgcatgtaaatctcgagacgattggcgatataaaagaagacaatgtagaatagtacctttgagatagcgaagtattctttttacaataTCTCAATTTTGTTCAGTtagagcatgcatgaattgacaaacaCGATTTAACGCAAAAATAATATCAGtgtgtgtgatagtgacatattgtaagactCCAATAATAattcgataaatctgtggatcagacagagcaggagaggatgaagttggagagttgtttatagtaATTGTTGTAGAGACCAgatgtgctccatccattttggctctttaAAGAAGTCCAGtcatttgctctgagagagaagatagtcatcctcatATGGAATAATCTCAATACAAAAAAATGAAcaatacccaaatctcgagtaggaaattcttATTTAAGAaaacttaataaagttgtgatacccttgtgatcatcGCCAATTATCAGAATGTCATccgcataaataagaaaaaatatcatagatccatcattatatttgtgaaatagagatgagtcagtctttgatccagaaaattcttgagcttgtaaccaattagatagtcgatgaaactatgcacgaggagcttgtcgaagaccatataaggatttcttaagttggcaaacatgagatgaaaattgtggatgaatgaacccaggtggttgctccataaatatagtttcctcaagatgatcatggagaaatgcatttgaaatgtccaattaTCGTGCAGACTaattagaactaacagctattgataataatagtctgacagatgtaattttgatgatttggctaaaagtgtcattaaagtcaatacaagtcgagctttgtgtcattcaagagaaccatcagctcgatgcttaagacgaaatacccatttagagcccacaacattcattgagggagtgcaCGGAACTAAACTCCATGTTCCATTTCGAAGAAGTGTATCAAATCTGTAGTCATTGCACTACACCAATTTGGATCCTTGCTTGCTTgtgtaaaacaagttggttcaatagattttgaagagaccactagagctcgtggaaggggatatcgagttgcatttggtggACAATGCTAATAaatgtcactaatgggaagcatgcgacgaggagcattatcatctgaatcacttgttgatgaagACGAGGAAGTAGgttgacatggtgatgtagatgccggacttgcattatccgaggatccagaactagagagcatattatctttgACCGACGAggcttccaagattggagcagcaacctaaggtgattctgatggtataggagagttattaaagaGTTCTGGAGCAGGACCTAGGATGTcattacttctgacaatattaggtggcatcaagaaggtgccacttgtatctggaggagagatcgaagaagctatcgaaaaagggaatagagactcatcaaaagtaacatgtcgtgaaatataaattcgtcctgttggtatatgcaaacaacgataaccatggtgcaaattgctataatCAAGAAAAACATATTGTAGCAaatgagagtcaagtttgtgtttagaataagggtgtaaccatggataacatgcgcaaccaaaaattcgaaggaaagtgtaatcagggatttgattataaagtttttcaaaaggatacttatgattgagcaatggagtaggaagtcgatttatgagatatactgcagtgctaacagcttcatctcaaaatttacgtggaactgatgcatgatgaagaagagttaaggcagtttcaactatatatatgtatatattttctCTCAGCAGAGTCATTTTATTCTAAAGTGTGAGGACAAAAAACTCGAtaaacaattccacaagagacaaaataacgatggagagcttgatatttgCTTCCCCAATcaaaatgaaaagagagtattttacaattaaaatatcgttcaacttgaatttaaaaattacagaatatatcaaataaattagATTTCCTTCTTATAGGATAGagtcaagtatatttactaaaatgatcaatgaaagTAACATAATATTAgaaaccttgattagacaaaatatGTGCAGGGctccaaacatcagaatgaattatttcaagtaaaaaattagaaacatgattagatgaagagaaaggtagtttatgacttttagattcaaTGCAgaccctacatgaatgagatggagaggaggtaatggaagtacgtaaaccatacctattgatgattgactgaacaatacgaagggaaggatgaccaagttgAGCATGTCAAGCTAGTTTATTTGTgtgttcaccaacaaaagctttgattgaagaactctgaaaatagtagaggccattttttattctcccataaaacacaataACATTTGTTCCTatatcctttataagataatgattatgatgaaactcaaaaatgacattattatcaagacaaaattgacatgtagaaagtaaatttttagtgatagatggaacatgaaagagattgcacatgtgaaaagttcgattagataaatgagtacatgtgtttccaagattagcaatttgtaaACCTGAACCATCGCCTACTTGAACTATATCTGAGTCATAATATGATATTatgtctgtaaggatattataatctgatgtgacatgatgagttactacagtgtcaatataccaatcagtagatgaaaatTCTGGGGTTTTACCACAAGTAGGCATAGATGAGAGgactttaggatatacttgtgaaataTATGATTGCCTTGAGACTGTaagaccaccaatgaaatttgtgTCAAATGGGCTAGGACATTGAATATCAAAATGTCCAATTCCGAGACAAATTTTACATTTTGCCCgagaccaatcaagtcttttaaaacatatatttccagtatgaccaacgatgtgacaaatctgacatcggtctgaacttttcttttagcctctttgatgtcgttgagtatttgacatctaaagtaaaaaataacttgtcTAACGACAGCTGTTGGACGACGTCACAAGAAAGAGCTTCTACCTTGTGGTCGATGACCATGGAGAAAAACCATAGAGACTGAATATTTAAGGAAACTTTTTTTTTGGAAGAGAAACACAAAGATTAAGGAATAAGAAAGAGAAACAAAGGGGTTGGCGGaggaaaaaaatagagaaaattaagaaaattaaaatacgtaggaaagaagaagagagttgctctgaaaaaaagaaaaaaaaaagttcgcCGTTTATTGGATCTCCGCCTCAAGAAGTTGAGGGAAGATAAAAAAGAGATGACTTTGATaccatgtaagaagaagaatagggagagagcaagaaataatGCGAAAGCAATAAAATCTATTATTCATCgatatttgccctaaggacaatccaatatataatgttcaaaaaagtacttggtcaattaatcaattaataaataacagaattattttaagaataattctgagaattattctaataattataacaaaattattagaataattcaaatactaatttgatttgatttggtgatttAATCCGGTCAATTCTAGtaactttcttttatttcttttaagtGTCAGGTCAAGATAAGGGTCCTTGGTGTTAACCCTCCGATGCTAAAGTCAATGATTGATTCGGAAGAAAATAGTGGAAGCCAAAATGTAGTAAAGAGCGTGTGTAAATATGAAACATTGCATACCTCTACCTATAGATGGAgatcccttttatagtgtcactgttgtGTTATTCACGCATCTCAAAGCATTAGTACGTTTTCCAAAGCTTTTCTAAGAAATGATAGGTTATAAAGTGGTCATGACACCTTTTTTTAAAGAGCACtcaaatatatgtgatttgaCAAGTTGGAAGCTTCTAAAGAATGATTTACCTGTGGGATATTCTTTATCCTTTTCAATATAAACTTCCAAAAGAATATGATATGACAGGTATATGAATCTCGTTGTAGGCCAATAAGTCGGCACTCGACCGAGAGAACGTCAGCTCGGCCTTACAGAATATAATCAACAACTCATTCTTCACTCGACCATTCATTTTGTCGATGAGACGCAATATGTTCGATCAATCCTTAAGTCCGATCGGATAGAGTGGTGGGCAGGATAAATTTATGCTTAGCTTCAAACCTCGTCCGCAAGTTGCGAAGGACGACcgttctggagatctgatctaaTCAACCGTTCACGACCGATTGGAGATGTGAGTCTCACTCAACCAATCTTACCTGGTTAGCAGTTCCAGATCTGTCCAACCATATGACTTTAACTTCCACATCAACGGATCCTTTTTATAACTTTGATCTATTTTTTGAGAGCCATCTTTATCATTATCATAtcctaatcaattaatcaatcaatATTGCAGATGCATTGCAAGACTCCGTTTTTTGCAAACCACAAAATAGAGGTAACAATGAATCCAAACGTGGATCCAGTCTTCATTGTCTCGTTGATAGTCATATCCTTGAATTGATCAGGCCAGTAGCTAGTGGATGAAGACGTGCAGCTTTCTCTGCAGGGGGTGCAGAGTCAGGAGGAAGCGGAGAATCTACATGTTAAATGCATCCATGAATGACGATCTTAAGTATAGCATAATTACTAGCTAATGGCTgttgtaaaaaagaaaattagggTATTGAATTTGTTTATATATAATTTCATGATGATCAGTTGTCAATTATAATATATATGTTCCATAAACTCAATAGGTTATATTTCTTctaaattaataaattctttttattattaatcAACAGGAGGAGATCATCTGTAAATTAATGGATGACCTTAGTATTCAGTCATAGAGAGAGAGAATTCATAAGTAGCATGAGTAAGCTTATACAATATGTTTTTTAAGAGTTCATgcaatttttattttgaaaatgatattaGAGCTAATCTTAATTGTCTGTCCGAACTTTATTGCTCACTCTAAATTCCATTCGTCTATGGTCGCAAGCCTTAAATGATCGATTACTGCTAACCACAAGCATGACCGCTAACGGCTAACTCTATCCTTCTTTTTCATTATCTCCGACTTGTTCTTCTCAACTTTCCATAGAGATTCTTTGATGTGACACGTAACTTCACGTCCGAACACCCGACAGATGCAGACGGATCTCAAAATTTTATCCTTTTTTAAGTAAAATGTACTGTTGAAGAAGGttccaaagattttttttttcagaattaaTTATCTATTTTATATTTTAGGGTTTTGAGTCTGTGTTTAAgacttttataattttaaatctaTTAAGATTTGATTTTAATCCGGAtaggatttttttctttttattaagattttttttctttcttttacatcttaggattttatatttatcTAAGCATCtatttaattgatatttaatgataaattttttttggtttaataatatttttgatagtatcatttatttttctattttttttgtattCTTCCAATCAACAGGTTTTAGATGATTGATTTGACATTCACAATCGAACCAACGAAATCAATATAGTCCACAAGATAATCGTTATTCTACCCGACATCAATTAATATCAGAGCTCTATGGGCAAAGGCGATAacgctcgcccccaacgcccTCCTCATACCTTGTCCAAGGCTATCACGAGGGAGGAATATCAGAGCTCTATGGATCTCATAGATGATTGTCATGGTCGTGATTGTGGTCATGATAGATAGGTTTTAACTGAGAAAGTCTCGCACCATGATCATAACACACAAGACGAGATACTTGAAGATCTACAGAGATAAGTTACAAAGTTGTCTCAGCATCTAGCGGTGCAAGATATTAAAAATCGTAAGTTCTTAATTCTGGTTCCACTTTCAAAAACTCATATCACAATCATGCTAGTTCTAAGAACACCATGGTCGAGAGGAGCATCATGTAAAGTTTGATTTTCAAGTTGATTTGTCTGAGTTTTATGGTATGTTATAAGTAGAGGATTTTGTTGATTGTATTAATGAAGtagagagaaatttttattacgAGGAAGTGCCTCGATCGTATGAAAGTCAAACTGATTGTCATCAAACTCACCGACCGAGCATCAGCATAGTGAGAGCAGTTGCACTGCTCATATGACCAATAGGGCACAACCAAGATTACTGATTGGAATCTCGTGGTATTAAGTTTCCGTCACTAATTACACTGCTCATATTTAATTCTCGTCGCTCAATAGCGACTATTAGAGAGGGAATCTCTTTTTCGTTGCTTTGTTAGCGACGAAAAAAAAATGACGAACAAAAAAGTTCGTCGCTATTTTTGGGATCAAAATTAGGGCTAACCCCCCAATCTTGCATTTGTCTTCAATATCACATTCCTCGATCTCTTCGGTGTTCTCTTCGATCTCCAGTATCCTTCCCTCTTGGATCTCCGGTGTCCTCTCTGATCTCTGGTGTCTCTAGTGTCCTCTCCTCCTCAATCTCAGTACACTCCTctcccttccctctcctctcatTTTTCATGTCGTGAGAGCTCACAGTCATAAGTTTGGCCGACTATGAAGTCGCGAGCTTGGACGGTTGTGAGCTCGTAGTCGTGACCTTGGTTGCCATGAGTTTACAGTCGCAATCTTAGCCGGTCATGAGCTCATGATCGCGAGCTTGGCTTACCAGATCTACCTTGGTTGTGAGGCCTCGGCCGACCATGACCTTAGGGTTGGCCGCGAGGCCTTAGCCTTGGCCATAAGGCCTCGTCTGGCCACAAGGCCTCAGCCGACCGTGACCTCATCCCTGGCCACGAGGCCTCAGCCAGCCACGAGTTGTCAGGTTTAGGGAAAAATCATAAATACTATAAGTTAGATTTTAACCTAGTTTGGCTAGTTGTAGGGTTTAGAGTTGAAAGTCTAACTCAATAGCGGTCCTTTAGAAATTTTTGATTCCTTTGATTGAGTAATTTGTTGGGTTGCAATGGAACTTATAAGgggaagatatctccattggtatgcaACATTTTGGGTagaactcaaaaataaaattataagggcttagacccaaaatagatgatatcatgtcattgtagagatatcttaattcttttggtcctaataaTTGGTATTATAGCCGGGATTGCTAAAAGGAgtaaccgtcgactgtgcacaagagtcatGGTCCAATCGAGTCATGTGGATGGAATATTGACCTCTAATGAAAAAAGTGAGGGCTCCCATAT
The genomic region above belongs to Zingiber officinale cultivar Zhangliang chromosome 11A, Zo_v1.1, whole genome shotgun sequence and contains:
- the LOC122032068 gene encoding protein LURP-one-related 15-like yields the protein MADGKTARHVAPAELVAARQFTVPYAVNLTLTTTGGLFTPNHLYKVKDTNGDVVFMVKGVSFSSRRLLLDAAGKNPLLTMKPKASSWHEAWRVFRGDSTNPNDLVFSVQKPKMFQWKDNFDVVLATNTDEASRCDFKIISRSKKCTICIGQTDEIIAQMHRKTAFFARDKLEITVNPNEDFAFIVSLIVILEEIEASRRSSASASASASAASAAGASAASGC